In a genomic window of Clavelina lepadiformis chromosome 7, kaClaLepa1.1, whole genome shotgun sequence:
- the LOC143465984 gene encoding uncharacterized protein LOC143465984 isoform X1 translates to MRFKKVIYESIFCLVKRHESKIEPAQSSINLDGITGNGHSYMATTASQEFNGFNHIHRHHHSTEQYYRHDHFHHHFHHPVCDNAFAGSRYNDRVVSPAETPSFPNDKECHSDILNSESSESTKRSDRKDEKPPHNHLPSIGDALLRCDNHTNLHKISPCKDKGEHMDYEDSKDKNKFFKQGRHGEMADLNDVTCSNNNENLKKSLMKDSTEIPEHCSIKTEEEQVLYHFDSQNLASFQPGLSRKSSGDDFNNLIQLEISTSGPNDNFFRSEPRNQNAMDEQQQMDGVSAQNNEPPSYATLTPLQPLPPIAAVTEKYIPNGSSYASFVQQDSDDVSNGYSKIGGMGHSLPPLSNRMLLNGLAAQTRGDIQSQTALDVVNQAAAAAAVTLSPYNKAPVLSSNIIPQSTVANPYDAHVFGRIDQQRPEISSAFQGSHMFSHRPGSMVPQYPASLQDFSNSIQTNAHYDRRNQRIPLHVDTRNESQKIKTQSSERLTGHSLSNCRQSSRSRDLEEVNTREVATKVTQELKRYSIPQAIFAQQVLSRSQGTLSDLLRNPKPWSKLKSGRETFRRMSDWLQQPETQRMTQLRMAASHSACKRKEDEQSLENSSPAPKKSRLVFTDLQKKTLFDIFQQSKRPTKDVQIQISRQLGLEVTTVSNYFMNARRRDTNKWNDDNGNGASRETDTKPPHSTQNHNPVLSHHPLSYSHHQEHAPDANDVRCSYANSVGEALLPSISSSSTEHLQFAHHLQPHNLQSQHLRQANVMLAPAHLSSSMLPPYQTPGQQLDVGHLVSPR, encoded by the exons ATGCGGTTTAAAAAGGTGATTTATGAATCGATATTCTGTTTGGTTAAACGACACGAATCCAAGATTGAGCCAGCTCAGTCTTCCATAAACTTGGACGGTATCACTGGGAACGGCCACTCATATATGGCTACTACGGCATCTCAGGAATTTAACGGATTTAACCACATCCACCGACATCACCATAGCACGGAGCAATATTACCGTCACGACCATTTCCACCACCACTTTCACCATCCGGTCTGCGACAACGCGTTCGCAGGATCCCGGTATAACGACAGGGTTGTCTCGCCCGCCGAGACGCCGTCTTTTCCGAACGATAAAGAATGTCATTCCGACATTTTGAATTCGGAATCTTCCGAGAGCACCAAGCGGTCGGACAGAAAAGATGAAAAGCCTCCTCATAATCATCTTCCGTCGATCGGGGATGCTTTGCTGCGTTGTGATAATCACACAAATCTACACAAGATCTCTCCCTGCAAGGACAAAGGCGAACATATGGATTATGAGGACTCGAaggataaaaacaaattttttaagcaGGGCAGACATGGCGAAATGGCTGACTTAAACGATGTCACTTGCTCGAATAATAAcgagaatttaaaaaagagcTTAATGAAAGATTCCACGGAGATTCCGGAACATTGTTCAATAAAAACTGAGGAGGAGCAAGTGCTGTATCACTTCGATTCCCAAAATCTTGCCTCCTTTCAGCCCGGACTGTCGAGAAAATCTTCTGGAGACGATTTTAACAACCTCATTCAACTCGAGATCTCTACTTCAGGCCCAAACGATAACTTCTTCCGTTCAGAGCCGCGCAACCAGAATGCTATGGACGAACAACAGCAGATGGACGGCGTATCCGCACAAAACAACGAACCGCCCAGTTACGCCACACTGACACCCCTCCAACCACTTCCCCCAATCGCAGCAGTGACTGAAAAATACATCCCGAATGGAAGCAGCTACGCTTCTTTCGTGCAGCAAGACTCTGACGATGTTAGTAACGGTTATTCGAAAATAGGCGGTATGGGTCATAGTTTACCGCCCCTTTCCAATCGCATGCTTTTAAACGGTCTAGCGGCACAGACCAGAGGTGATATACAGTCCCAAACTGCCCTAGATGTAGTAAATCAAGCGGCCGCTGCTGCTGCAGTTACTTTATCTCCTTATAATAAGGCTCCTGTACTTTCTTCAAACATCATACCACAAAGTACTGTCGCTAACCCATACGATGCTCACGTATTCGGAAGAATTGATCAGCAACGGCCCGAGATCAGTTCCGCTTTCCAGGGAAGTCACATGTTTTCCCATCGCCCCGGAAGCATGGTTCCTCAGTACCCAGCTTCGCTTCAGGATTTTTCCAATTCCATCCAAACGAACGCACATTATGATCGAAGAAATCAGAGAATCCCCCTGCATGTGGACACCCGAAACGAATcccaaaaaataaagacacAAAGCTCGGAAAGACTGACTGGCCATTCTTTGTCCAACTGCAGACAATCGTCAAGAAGCCGAGATTTAGAGGAGGTTAACACCAGGGAAGTAGCGACGAAAGTTACACAGGAACTTAAGCGGTACAGCATCCCGCAAGCGATTTTTGCCCAACAGGTCCTCAGCCGCAGCCAGGGAACGCTTTCCGACCTCCTTAGGAACCCTAAGCCTTGGTCCAAGTTAAAAAGCGGTCGCGAAACCTTCCGGCGTATGTCTGATTGGCTGCAGCAACCAGAAACACAAAGAATGACACAATTACGAATGGCAG CTTCTCATTCAGCTTGCAAGAGAAAAGAAGACGAACAATCGCTAGAAAACTCAAGTCCTGCTCCCAAGAAATCCCGCCTGGTGTTCACTGATCTACAGAAGAAAACATTGTTCGACATTTTTCAGCAAAGTAAACGGCCGACAAAGGACGTGCAG ATCCAAATATCGAGACAACTTGGACTGGAGGTGACAACAGTGAGTAATTATTTCATGAACGCAAGAAGAAGAGACACAAACAAATGGAACGATGACAACGGCAACGGTGCATCGAGAGAAACGGACACCAAGCCGCCTCACTCCACTCAAAATCACAATCCTGTTCTAAGTCATCATCCTTTGTCATATTCTCATCACCAGGAGCACGCACCGGACGCAAATGACGTTAGATGCAGTTACGCAAACTCTGTCGGGGAAGCGCTCCTTCCTTCAATTTCATCCTCATCAACGGAACATCTTCAGTTCGCTCATCACTTGCAGCCGCACAATCTTCAGTCGCAACATTTGCGTCAAGCTAATGTGATGCTTGCCCCGGCACATCTTTCCTCAAGCATGTTGCCTCCGTATCAAACTCCGGGACAGCAACTGGACGTCGGCCATCTCGTCTCTCCGCGCTAG
- the LOC143465984 gene encoding uncharacterized protein LOC143465984 isoform X2 yields the protein MRFKKVIYESIFCLVKRHESKIEPAQSSINLDGITGNGHSYMATTASQEFNGFNHIHRHHHSTEQYYRHDHFHHHFHHPVCDNAFAGSRYNDRVVSPAETPSFPNDKECHSDILNSESSESTKRSDRKDEKPPHNHLPSIGDALLRCDNHTNLHKISPCKDKGEHMDYEDSKDKNKFFKQGRHGEMADLNDVTCSNNNENLKKSLMKDSTEIPEHCSIKTEEEQVLYHFDSQNLASFQPGLSRKSSGDDFNNLIQLEISTSGPNDNFFRSEPRNQNAMDEQQQMDGVSAQNNEPPSYATLTPLQPLPPIAAVTEKYIPNGSSYASFVQQDSDDVSNGYSKIGGMGHSLPPLSNRMLLNGLAAQTRGDIQSQTALDVVNQAAAAAAVTLSPYNKAPVLSSNIIPQSTVANPYDAHVFGRIDQQRPEISSAFQGSHMFSHRPGSMVPQYPASLQDFSNSIQTNAHYDRRNQRIPLHVDTRNESQKIKTQSSERLTGHSLSNCRQSSRSRDLEEVNTREVATKVTQELKRYSIPQAIFAQQVLSRSQGTLSDLLRNPKPWSKLKSGRETFRRMSDWLQQPETQRMTQLRMAACKRKEDEQSLENSSPAPKKSRLVFTDLQKKTLFDIFQQSKRPTKDVQIQISRQLGLEVTTVSNYFMNARRRDTNKWNDDNGNGASRETDTKPPHSTQNHNPVLSHHPLSYSHHQEHAPDANDVRCSYANSVGEALLPSISSSSTEHLQFAHHLQPHNLQSQHLRQANVMLAPAHLSSSMLPPYQTPGQQLDVGHLVSPR from the exons ATGCGGTTTAAAAAGGTGATTTATGAATCGATATTCTGTTTGGTTAAACGACACGAATCCAAGATTGAGCCAGCTCAGTCTTCCATAAACTTGGACGGTATCACTGGGAACGGCCACTCATATATGGCTACTACGGCATCTCAGGAATTTAACGGATTTAACCACATCCACCGACATCACCATAGCACGGAGCAATATTACCGTCACGACCATTTCCACCACCACTTTCACCATCCGGTCTGCGACAACGCGTTCGCAGGATCCCGGTATAACGACAGGGTTGTCTCGCCCGCCGAGACGCCGTCTTTTCCGAACGATAAAGAATGTCATTCCGACATTTTGAATTCGGAATCTTCCGAGAGCACCAAGCGGTCGGACAGAAAAGATGAAAAGCCTCCTCATAATCATCTTCCGTCGATCGGGGATGCTTTGCTGCGTTGTGATAATCACACAAATCTACACAAGATCTCTCCCTGCAAGGACAAAGGCGAACATATGGATTATGAGGACTCGAaggataaaaacaaattttttaagcaGGGCAGACATGGCGAAATGGCTGACTTAAACGATGTCACTTGCTCGAATAATAAcgagaatttaaaaaagagcTTAATGAAAGATTCCACGGAGATTCCGGAACATTGTTCAATAAAAACTGAGGAGGAGCAAGTGCTGTATCACTTCGATTCCCAAAATCTTGCCTCCTTTCAGCCCGGACTGTCGAGAAAATCTTCTGGAGACGATTTTAACAACCTCATTCAACTCGAGATCTCTACTTCAGGCCCAAACGATAACTTCTTCCGTTCAGAGCCGCGCAACCAGAATGCTATGGACGAACAACAGCAGATGGACGGCGTATCCGCACAAAACAACGAACCGCCCAGTTACGCCACACTGACACCCCTCCAACCACTTCCCCCAATCGCAGCAGTGACTGAAAAATACATCCCGAATGGAAGCAGCTACGCTTCTTTCGTGCAGCAAGACTCTGACGATGTTAGTAACGGTTATTCGAAAATAGGCGGTATGGGTCATAGTTTACCGCCCCTTTCCAATCGCATGCTTTTAAACGGTCTAGCGGCACAGACCAGAGGTGATATACAGTCCCAAACTGCCCTAGATGTAGTAAATCAAGCGGCCGCTGCTGCTGCAGTTACTTTATCTCCTTATAATAAGGCTCCTGTACTTTCTTCAAACATCATACCACAAAGTACTGTCGCTAACCCATACGATGCTCACGTATTCGGAAGAATTGATCAGCAACGGCCCGAGATCAGTTCCGCTTTCCAGGGAAGTCACATGTTTTCCCATCGCCCCGGAAGCATGGTTCCTCAGTACCCAGCTTCGCTTCAGGATTTTTCCAATTCCATCCAAACGAACGCACATTATGATCGAAGAAATCAGAGAATCCCCCTGCATGTGGACACCCGAAACGAATcccaaaaaataaagacacAAAGCTCGGAAAGACTGACTGGCCATTCTTTGTCCAACTGCAGACAATCGTCAAGAAGCCGAGATTTAGAGGAGGTTAACACCAGGGAAGTAGCGACGAAAGTTACACAGGAACTTAAGCGGTACAGCATCCCGCAAGCGATTTTTGCCCAACAGGTCCTCAGCCGCAGCCAGGGAACGCTTTCCGACCTCCTTAGGAACCCTAAGCCTTGGTCCAAGTTAAAAAGCGGTCGCGAAACCTTCCGGCGTATGTCTGATTGGCTGCAGCAACCAGAAACACAAAGAATGACACAATTACGAATGGCAG CTTGCAAGAGAAAAGAAGACGAACAATCGCTAGAAAACTCAAGTCCTGCTCCCAAGAAATCCCGCCTGGTGTTCACTGATCTACAGAAGAAAACATTGTTCGACATTTTTCAGCAAAGTAAACGGCCGACAAAGGACGTGCAG ATCCAAATATCGAGACAACTTGGACTGGAGGTGACAACAGTGAGTAATTATTTCATGAACGCAAGAAGAAGAGACACAAACAAATGGAACGATGACAACGGCAACGGTGCATCGAGAGAAACGGACACCAAGCCGCCTCACTCCACTCAAAATCACAATCCTGTTCTAAGTCATCATCCTTTGTCATATTCTCATCACCAGGAGCACGCACCGGACGCAAATGACGTTAGATGCAGTTACGCAAACTCTGTCGGGGAAGCGCTCCTTCCTTCAATTTCATCCTCATCAACGGAACATCTTCAGTTCGCTCATCACTTGCAGCCGCACAATCTTCAGTCGCAACATTTGCGTCAAGCTAATGTGATGCTTGCCCCGGCACATCTTTCCTCAAGCATGTTGCCTCCGTATCAAACTCCGGGACAGCAACTGGACGTCGGCCATCTCGTCTCTCCGCGCTAG
- the LOC143465766 gene encoding sphingosine 1-phosphate receptor 2-like, with product MNISGLLPDYKSARFEDDVNLTTFLPQTYNDLTSFNTMNSTISEHDYNLTHIKTCEPLNSTPLVITAGLMSCGIIVGNVLVIYAIIGGYSHTFRPMFWFITHLCITDLSLGLMLLWNYCLAAIFEISNSLTSLSILNGVWVTSACSSVLGIFLLAFDRYMQVVHRRMHNLYFNQCNVGLAIFFALLIPMLMFNVAPIVFNWSCKERCNCREGEYIECLPISSCSQIIPPFTKSYILVVVLYLSFILPLPVIIYCLIFIKARKSTQAIRQKMRHRDRRLIRTLIVIMVVFIVTLSPSGIVMIVDYFSSTYSSKLTDYAIFTFLLGTCNSLANPILYIWRIPAIKRSLQQKLCCRTRRSTRTDSRTSRTAKKSAENLHSDPACLDTVDLNSALNHKKKNTFNFCTERFPSNISEASHNSTPLSKRSATKIAMRQLKLPSGKKPRNHAKTNSDLLHVKNLLPLTNNNVTEEPSCSSNLFVKKETEALCEDNRNNCSIILHSRHSVDDDLSDV from the exons ATGAATATATCTGGCTTATTGCCAGATTATAAATCTGCTCGTTTTGAAGATGACGTTAATCTCACAACTTTCCTGCCTCAAACATACAATGATCTTACTTCATTTAACACGATGAATTCTACAATCTCAGAGCATGACTATAATCTTACGCAT ATCAAGACCTGCGAGCCGTTAAATTCAACACCCTTGGTGATTACCGCTGGTTTGATGTCCTGTGGTATCATTGTTGGAAATGTCTTGGTTATTTACGCCATTATAGGAGGATACTCGCATACATTTCGGCCGATGTTTTGGTTCATAACCCATCTTTGCATCACCGACTTATCTCTTG GTTTAATGCTTTTGTGGAATTATTGCCTGGCTGCCATCTTTGAAATAAGCAATTCACTTACAAGCTTATCAATATTGAATGGCGTTTGGGTCACCAGTGCTTGCTCGTCAGTTCTTGGGATTTTCCTCCTTGCCTTTGACAG GTACATGCAGGTTGTGCACCGTCGAATGCATAAtctatatttcaatcaatgTAACGTCGGACTTGccattttctttgctttgctCATACCTATGCTGATGTTTAACGTCGCACCCATTGTATTCAATTGGTCATGCAAAGAGCGCTGCAA ttgCAGAGAAGGAGAATATATCGAGTGCTTGCCAATAAGCAGTTGTTCACAAATTATCCCGCCTTTTACCAAATCATATATCCTGGTTGTTGTATTGTATCTTTCGTTTATATTGCCGCTACCAGTAATAATCTACTGTTTAATATTTATCAAG GCAAGAAAAAGCACACAAGCGATTCGACAGAAAATGCGACACCGTGACAGGCGTTTGATACGCACTTTGATTGTCATAATGGTCGTCTTTATTGTAACCCTGTCTCCATCTGGCATAGTTATGATTGTT GACTATTTCAGCAGCACGTACAGCTCAAAATTGACGGACTACGCCATATTCACCTTTCTGCTGGGCACCTGTAATTCTCTTGCTAATCCAATTTTATACATATGGAGAATTCCTGCTATAAAGAGATCACTGCAGCAGAAGCTTTGTTGCCGAACTAGGAGGTCTACGCGGACAGATTCTCGAACCTCACGCACAgcaaaaaaaag TGCTGAGAACTTGCATTCTGACCCTGCATGTCTGGATACTGTTGATCTCAACAGTGCACTCAATCATAAGAAAAAGAATACGTTTAATTTTTGCACTGAAAGATTTCCGTCAAATATTTCTGAAGCAAGCCATAATTCGACTCCACTCTCTAAG AGGTCCGCCACCAAAATAGCTATGAGACAGCTGAAGTTACCCTCCGGTAAGAAACCACGAAACCATGCCAAGACGAATTCTGATTTGCTCCATGTAAAGAATCTGTTGCCACTAACCAATAATAATGTGACTGAAGAGCCCAGTTGCAG CTCAAATCTTTTCGTCAAAAAAGAGACAGAAGCGTTATGTGAAGACAATCGCAACAACTGTTCCATAATTTTGCACTCTCGCCATTCTGTGGATGACGACTTAAGCGACGTTTAG
- the LOC143465925 gene encoding procathepsin L-like, with translation MKSFAVLLLFVVLAKGNVFFQQEWENWKSFYEKTYTIEEEEKRQYIWQQNLIYITKHNLEADQGLHTYRLGANNFADLDNDEWRELILSQVTRPKSQMSFCNMTLSADSGYTVSKKNVDWRKKGYVTGVKNQKACGSCWSFSATGSLEGQHFKKTGQLVSLSEQNLIDCSTKEGNHGCEGGLMDLAFEYIKINGGIDTEASYPYMAKNDPKCLYNTRNKAATLTGCVDIARGSEAALMKAVEKVGPISVAIDAGHPSFQLYKSGVYYEPSCSAVKLDHGVLAVGFGVEEGKDYWLVKNSWGTEWGMEGYLMMSRNRNNNCGIATQASYPVV, from the exons ATGAAGTCTTTCGCTGTTTTGTTGCTCTTTGTGGTTTTGGCCAAGGGAAACGTTTTCTTTCAGCAAGAATGGGAAAACTGGAAGTCATtttatg AAAAAACATACACCATTGAAGAAGAAGAGAAGAGACAGTACATTTGGCAGCAAAATCTCATCTACATCACCAAGCACAACTTGGAAGCAGACCAGGGCCTCCACACTTACCGCCTGGGTGCTAACAATTTTGCCGATCTG GACAATGATGAATGGAGAGAACTCATCCTGAGCCAAGTAACAAGACCGAAATCCCAGATGAGTTTCTGCAACATGACATTAAGCGCTGATTCCGGTTACACTGTGTCTAAGAAGAATGTCGATTGGCGCAAGAAGGGATACGTCACTGGCGTCAAAAATCAGAAAGCTTGCGGCAGTTGCTGGTCATTCAGCGCG ACCGGCTCTCTAGAAGGTCAGCATTTCAAGAAAACAGGTCAATTGGTCTCCCTCAGCGAACAGAACTTGATTGATTGCAGCACAAAAGAAGGCAACCATGGTTGCGAAGGTGGTCTCATGGACCTTGCATTCGAATATATCAAGATTAACGGTGGCATTGATACCGAAGCGTCATACCCCTACATGGCGAAG AATGATCCTAAGTGTCTTTACAACACTCGTAACAAAGCTGCGACGTTGACCGGTTGTGTTGACATTGCTCGTGGTAGTGAGGCTGCACTTATGAAAGCAGTTGAAAAAGTAGGACCCATTTCAGTGGCCATCGATGCTGGACACCCATCTTTCCAGCTCTACAAGTCAG GAGTTTATTACGAACCGTCATGCAGCGCAGTCAAGCTTGACCACGGTGTGTTAGCAGTTGGTTTTGGAGTGGAAGAAGGCAAAGATTATTGGCTGGTCAAAAACAG CTGGGGTACTGAATGGGGCATGGAGGGTTACCTCATGATGTCACGAAACAGAAACAACAACTGCGGTATTGCCACGCAAGCTAGCTACCCGGTCGTTTAA